The following proteins come from a genomic window of Zonotrichia albicollis isolate bZonAlb1 chromosome 12, bZonAlb1.hap1, whole genome shotgun sequence:
- the RBM15B gene encoding putative RNA-binding protein 15B, producing the protein MKRGSDRDSSPPGAAGGRAAAAAKRPRDRDRESSSRRGPHRSSGASRSSRDKSTPGGGGGGGGGTTTSSSSGGGGGSSSRSHRGDERAGGGGDSNHRPAGSGSASGARGGSQAAPSSSSSSRALGVPKAKALPGAVVAPSLLLAGPPPGAAPSLLLAPLGGSAGLAGEPPGSCEYKTLLVSGLSAALPDQLLEDGLFRLFQRFAGGGAGDISVKLSHTPELGRVAYVNFRHPGDARDARRHARARQLLLYDRPLKVEPVYLRGGRRSRTPPPAPSPEPLGYLPPLHSAYQYKQRSLSPVTSPLLREPRPRHAAAAAFALEAAAIGLSRERERALDYYGLYDERGRPYSYPIVAEEDLMPEDDQRATRNLFIGNLDHNVSEVELRRAFEKYGIIEEVVIKRPARGQGGAYAFLKFQNLDMAHRAKVAMSGRVVGRNPIKIGYGKANPTTRLWVGGLGPSTSLAALAREFDRFGSIRTIDYVKGDSFAYIQYESLDAAQAACAQMRGFPLGGPERRLRVDFAKAEETRYPQQYQPAPLPVHYELLADGYSRHRSLEQDLRVRDRTPPHLLYSDRDRSFVEADWASPAKNAERRNNLESYSRSVRSRSGERWGSDGDRSVPKPWEERRRRRSLSSDRGRTTHSPYEDRSRTKASGPALDRSPDRARKENHTTEPGAEKEQSNSLQNNRHAAEEKPHREPADAPQPKKRDSERNHRTGESESKTHEEPKSETKKLKNLSEYAQTLQLAWNGLLVLKNSCFPTSMHILEGDLGVINGLLKDHSSGGKLTQLKIAQRLRLDQPKLDEVTRRIKQGSPNGYAVLLATQSAPAGAGAEGTFPVVEPGLQRRLLRNLVSYLKQKQAAGVISLPVGGAKGRDSTGMLYAFPPCEFSQQYLQSALRTLGKLEEEHMVIVIVKDTA; encoded by the coding sequence ATGAAGCGCGGCAGCGACCGCGACTCGAGCCCGCCGGGGGCCGCGGGCGGAcgcgcggccgccgccgccaaGCGGCCCCGCGACCGCGACCGCGAGAGCAGCAGCCGGCGCGGCCCGCATCGCAGCTCGGGCGCCTCCCGCAGCAGCCGGGACAAGTCCacgcccggcggcggcggcggaggcggcggcggcaccaccaccagcagcagcagcggcggcggagGCGGCTCCAGCTCCCGCAGCCACCGCGGCGATGAACgcgccggcggcggcggcgactCGAACCACCGCCCGGCGGGGAGCGGCTCGGCCTCGGGCGCCCGCGGCGGCAGCCAGGCCGCcccctcgtcctcctcctcgtccCGGGCGCTCGGCGTGCCCAAGGCCAAGGCGCTGCCGGGCGCCGTGGTAGCCCCGTCGCTGCTGCTGGCCGGGCCGCCGCCGGGCGCCGCGCCCTCGCTGCTGCTGGCGCCGCTCGGGGGCTCGGCCGGGCTGGCCGGGGAGCCGCCCGGCTCCTGCGAGTACAAGACGCTGCTGGTGAGCGGGCTGAGCGCGGCCCTGCCCGACCAGCTGCTGGAGGACGGGCTGTTCCGCCTCTTCCAGCGCTTCGCGGGCGGGGGCGCCGGGGACATCAGTGTCAAGCTCTCCCACACGCCCGAGCTCGGCCGCGTCGCCTACGTGAACTTCCGACACCCCGGGGACGCCCGCGACGCCCGCCGGCACGCCCGCGCCCGGCAGCTGCTCCTCTACGACCGGCCGCTCAAGGTGGAGCCCGTGTACCTGCGCGGGGGCCGGCGCAGCCGCACGCCGCCCCCCGCGCCCTCCCCGGAGCCGCTGGGGTACCTGCCGCCCCTGCACAGCGCCTACCAATACAAGCAGCGCTCGCTGTCGCCAGTCACCAGCCCCTTGCTGCGGGAGCCGCGGCCCCGCcacgccgccgctgccgccttCGCGCTGGAAGCGGCCGCTATCGGGCTCTcccgggagcgggagcgggccCTGGATTACTACGGGCTGTACGACGAGCGCGGCCGCCCGTACAGTTACCCCATCGTGGCCGAGGAAGACCTGATGCCAGAGGATGACCAGAGAGCCACCCGCAACCTCTTCATCGGCAACCTGGACCACAACGTGTCGGAGGTGGAACTGAGGCGCGCCTTCGAGAAGTACGGCATCATCGAGGAGGTGGTGATCAAGCGCCCCGCACGCGGCCAGGGCGGTGCCTACGCCTTCCTCAAGTTCCAGAACTTGGACATGGCTCACCGGGCCAAGGTGGCCATGTCGGGCCGCGTTGTGGGCAGGAACCCCATCAAAATCGGCTACGGAAAAGCCAACCCCACCACCCGGCTGTGGGTGGGGGGCCTTGGCCCCAGCACTTCCCTGGCCGCCCTGGCCAGGGAGTTCGACCGCTTTGGCAGCATCAGGACTATTGACTACGTGAAGGGCGACAGCTTCGCTTACATCCAGTACGAGAGCCTGGACGCTGCCCAGGCCGCCTGCGCGCAGATGAGGGGCTTTCCCCTGGGTGGACCAGAGAGGAGGCTCCGAGTGGATTTTGCCAAAGCAGAAGAGACGAGATACCCGCAGCAGTACCAGCCCGCGCCGCTGCCCGTGCACTACGAGCTGCTGGCTGACGGGTACAGCCGGCACCGGAGCCTGGAGCAAGACTTGAGGGTGCGGGATAGGACTCCTCCGCACCTCCTGTACTCGGACAGAGACAGGAGCTTTGTGGAGGCGgactgggccagccctgccaaaaACGCCGAACGCAGGAACAACCTGGAGAGCTACAGCCGGTCCGTGCGCAGCCGGAGCGGGGAGCGCTGGGGCAGCGACGGCGACCGCAGCGTGCCCAAACCGTGGGAAGAGAGGCGGAGACGCCGGAGTCTTTCCAGTGACCGCGGGAGGACTACTCACTCGCCTTACGAGGACAGAAGCAGGACAAAGGCCAGTGGGCCAGCTCTAGACCGCAGCCCTGACAGGGCTCGCAAGGAGAATCACACTACAGAACCCGGAGCCGAGAAGGAGCAGAGCAACTCCCTCCAGAACAATCGTCACGCGGCCGAGGAGAAACCCCACCGCGAGCCGGCCGATGCTCCCCAGCCCAAAAAAAGGGACAGCGAACGCAATCATCGAACTGGTGAATCGGAATCCAAAACTCACGAGGAGCCAAAATCCGAGACCAAAAAGCTAAAGAATTTATCAGAATATGCTCAGACACTGCAACTTGCTTGGAATGGGCTTCTTGTGCTAAAAAACAGCTGCTTCCCCACCTCTATGCACATCCTGGAGGGAGACCTGGGTGTCATCAACGGACTCCTCAAAGACCATTCATCCGGCGGGAAGTTGACGCAGCTCAAAATCGCTCAGAGACTTCGGCTGGACCAGCCCAAGCTGGATGAAGTCACCCGGCGCATCAAACAAGGCAGCCCCAACGGCTACGCCGTGCTCCTGGCCACCCAGTCCGCCCCGGCAGGGGCAGGGGCCGAGGGGACCTTCCCTGTGGTAGAGCCTGGCTTGCAGCGACGGCTTCTCAGGAATCTGGTCTCCTACTTGAAACAGAAGCAGGCTGCTGGGGTTATCAGCCTGCCCGTGGGAGGGGcaaagggcagggacagcacaggcaTGCTTTACGCGTTCCCTCCTTGCGAGTTCTCTCAGCAGTACCTCCAGTCAGCACTAAGGACATTGGGGAAGTTAGAAGAAGAACATATGGTGATAGTTATAGTCAAAGACACTGCCTAG